From Triticum aestivum cultivar Chinese Spring chromosome 4A, IWGSC CS RefSeq v2.1, whole genome shotgun sequence, a single genomic window includes:
- the LOC123087971 gene encoding dormancy-associated protein homolog 3 isoform X2 encodes MGLLDQLWDDTVAGPRPDHGFSKLRKYSSFSPSSPAAEDVAPAVTRSITIARTPSLSLPSGESSSVPSSPGSAPDSPFAAATSRRDGWRAFRRKSKIANVDVVRAEAAVGPRSPTVYDWVVISSLD; translated from the exons ATGGGGCTCCTCGACCAGCTCTGGGACGACACGGTCGCCGGCCCGCGGCCGGACCACGGCTTCAGCAAGCTCCGGAAATACTCCTCCTTCTCGCCCTCGAGCCCGGCGGCCGAAGACGTCGCGCCGGCGGTGACCCGCAGCATCACCATCGCCCGGACGCCGTCTCTTTCCCTCCCGTCCGGCGAGTCGAGCTCCGTGCCGTCCTCCCCGGGCAGTGCGCCGGACTCCCCGTTCGCAGCAG CTACCAGTAGGAGAGACGGCTGGAGGGCGTTTCGCCGGAAATCCAAGATCGCCAATGTCGACGTCGTCCGGGCAGAGGCGGCCGTCGGGCCCAGGAGCCCCACCGTGTACGACTG GGTGGTGATCAGTTCATTGGACTGA
- the LOC123087971 gene encoding uncharacterized protein isoform X1 encodes MGLLDQLWDDTVAGPRPDHGFSKLRKYSSFSPSSPAAEDVAPAVTRSITIARTPSLSLPSGESSSVPSSPGSAPDSPFAAALIDRDRFCPIGDASIRWGKKNMDRLAWLVPRARSIHRIKSVIIAADARMSGNLLFNLKLMFYLNFMLQLPVGETAGGRFAGNPRSPMSTSSGQRRPSGPGAPPCTTGW; translated from the exons ATGGGGCTCCTCGACCAGCTCTGGGACGACACGGTCGCCGGCCCGCGGCCGGACCACGGCTTCAGCAAGCTCCGGAAATACTCCTCCTTCTCGCCCTCGAGCCCGGCGGCCGAAGACGTCGCGCCGGCGGTGACCCGCAGCATCACCATCGCCCGGACGCCGTCTCTTTCCCTCCCGTCCGGCGAGTCGAGCTCCGTGCCGTCCTCCCCGGGCAGTGCGCCGGACTCCCCGTTCGCAGCAG CGCTTATCGACCGTGATCGCTTCTGTCCGATCGGCGATGCGTCGATCCGTTGGGGCAAGAAAAACATGGACCGTTTAGCATGGCTTGTCCCTCGAGCGAGATCCATCCATAGAATCAAATCTGTGATCATTGCCGCAGACGCACGGATGTCGGGAAATTTGCTGTTTAACTTGAAATTGATGTTTTATCTGAACTTTATGTTGCAGCTACCAGTAGGAGAGACGGCTGGAGGGCGTTTCGCCGGAAATCCAAGATCGCCAATGTCGACGTCGTCCGGGCAGAGGCGGCCGTCGGGCCCAGGAGCCCCACCGTGTACGACTG GGTGGTGA